In Desulfosudis oleivorans Hxd3, the DNA window TCAACATGTCCGTGGCCACGGAGGCGGCCCTGGCCAATGAAGCCCAGGTTCCCTACGCGGCGGTGGCCATGTCCACGGACTACGACTGCTGGAGAGACGAGGAAGAGACCGTATCGTGGGAAGCCATTATGGAGGTGTTTCACAGCAACGCCGAACATGTGAAACAGCTGCTGATCACCGCGGTTTCAAAAATATAGACCGGCCGGCGGCCGGGACCCATCCCTTAAACAGGAGAAAACCACCATGGATCTGAAAGCAACCATACGCACCCTGCCCAACTGGCCCATCGAAGGGGTAATGTTCCGGGACATCACCACCCTGCTTCAGGACCCGGCCGCCTTCAAGGAGGCCATCAACCGTTTTTACGACCGATACCGGACAATGAAGATCGATAAAATCGTGGGCATCGACGCCCGGGGCCTGATCTTCGGCGCGCCCCTGGCCTACAAGCTGGAGGTGGGGTTTGTTCCGGTTCGAAAAAAGGGGAAAATCCCCTTTCGCACCATCGGCGCGGCCTACTCCCTGGAGTACGGGGAGAGCATGGTGGAAATTCATGAAGACGCCATTCTAAAAGGGGAAAGGGTCGTTGTTGTTGACGACCTGATCGCTACCGGCGGTACAGTGAAAGCCACCATCGACCTGGTGGAAAAGTTGGGGGGCGAGGTGGTGGAGTGCGCCTTTGTCATTGACCTGCCCGACCTGAAAGGCCGGGAAAAAATTCGTGATTACAAAATGTTTGCATTGATGGAATTTGAAGGTGAGTAGGTGAAAACAAGCGTTCGGGGGCTTTTTCGGGCTGTTTTTTACGCCTTGATGCTGGCAGGGGCGGCTTTTACCCCGGCAGCGGGAAGCGAAACAGCCACAGCCACGCCGGCGGCAAATGCCGCACCGGTCGCGGAGGCCCCGGACAGAATCGCCTTTGAAGTCACGTGGGACGCCTACTACACATCGGCCGACCTGATCCTGAGCCTCACCGATGCCCCCATTCCCAGGGTGGGAGAAAAAAGTGAATACGAGGTCTACCGGGATCTGCTCAAAAGCTCCCTGGTACCCCGGTTCCTGCTGCTGGAGGCCAGCGTCAACCCCATGCCGTGCCTGGGCGGGTTGATTAAAAAACATGCCAGGGAGTTTTACGACGACTCGGAAGTCATTGATGGCTTAAACCTTGTCAACGCCGTCACCGCCGGTTTTGACGAACCCTACGCCTTTTCGGTTTTTGCCGGCAACGTGGTGCAGTTTGAAAAAAAAGGCGAGCCCGGTAAGGCGGGCAACAACGGGTACATGGGGTTTCTGTTCAGCGTGGGCGACTACCACATCAAGGACAATGACTTTATCCATGACCAGTGGTACGAGATCGAATGGAAACTGAAAGGGGACCGGATATTTTCCGACCAGAAGCTCACCTGGAGTTTTCGACTGGGTGGTAAAGTGCACGAACATGCCGACATCTCCGACGCGATCTATGTCTCGTTGCGAAGAAGTCGGCTGGACTATGACGCCCCGGCCAGCTCCATACTGAAAAACAGCGGTTTTGAATACACCTTTCATGTCACCGCGGACCGGTTTCAGCCGATCAGCCACTACCTTTCCCTGGAAAAAAAGTGGCCCCTGAAAAACAGAAAATTTGCTTTTTCAATGGCCGTGGGCGGTGTGTGGGAAACCAGCCGGAAATACACCGGCTCCCTGTCGCGAAACAAATCCAGTGACTTTCAGCTGTTCATCCGGCCCAATATTGAATTCTAAAGTAAACCCTCGAACCCTTGACCCCTTATCTGCCTTACAGCAAGGACCTGAAGAAACCTGTTGGGTGATGAAAAAGTCAAAAACTGAAATGGATATTTTATAATTATGGAAGACTACAGCGTCATAGAACTTGGACTCCAGGACACCTTCTGTTTTGCCTGCGATCCGAACGTACCCTGCTTTAATGCCTGCGGCTGCGATGTGGTCCAGTACCTTACCCCCTATGATATTCTGCGCCTCAAGAACAGCCTGGGACTCTCCTCCACCGAATTTCTGGAGCGTTACACCACCCACTACACGGGACAGGGCTCCGGCCTTGAGGTGGTGACACTGAAACGGTCGGCAGCGGACCGGCAGCGCCAGTGCCCTTTTGCCAACGAACAGGGATGCGGCGTTTACCCGGATCGGCCCTCCTCCTGCCGCGTCTATCCCCTGGCCCGGGTCGCCTCCCGGTGCCGGGAGACCGGCCGCGTCACAGAGCGTTACATGCTGATGAAAGAGCCCCACTGCAGAGGGTTTGACCGGGGCGTGCCCCGCACGGTTTCCCAGTGGATAGAAGACCAGGGCCTAGCCCCTTATAATGAGGCCAACGATCGGCTCATGGAGATCATCAGCGCGAAAAACAGGACGTCCCCGGGCCGGTCTCTGGACATGGTATCTAAAAAAATATTTTATACCGGCTGTTATGACCTGGACCGGTTCAGGCAGGAGATATTTGAAAAAGGGGACCTGGAGGGTCTGAATTTGGACGACGCCACTCTGGCCGCGGCTGCGTCGGATGACACGGCCCTGCTGGCCGTCTCTCTTGCCTGGGTTAAAAAAATGCTGTTTTCATCGTGACCACCGCCCCGGCCCATAAGGAACACGCATGGAAATAAAAGGAAAAGTGGCCCTGGTGCTGGGTGCAATCAAGGGCATCGGCCGTCACATCGGCCTTGCCCTGGCCGGCCAGGAGGCAAAACTGGGGCTCACCCACCATGACTGGGAAGAGAGCCTGCCTGAAATGCGAACCGCCTTTGCCCGGTCCGGGGCCGACCACCTTATATGCCGGGTGGATCTGACCGACAGGGATGCTGCTGCGGCCATGGTGAAGACGGTGGCTGACCGGTTCGGCGGCATCGACATCCTGATCAACAACATTGAGCGGGGCGGCTGGCCCGTTGTGCACGGACCCTACACGCAAAAGCAGTGGGACCTGGAAATGGCCACCACCCTGCGGGCCAAGCAGTGGGTGTTTGAAGCGGCCCTGCCCCACCTCAAGGCATCCCCCGAGGCAGTGGTGATCAATCTCTCCTCCATTGCCGGCATAGTCGGCCGGTCCGGCCCGGCCGCTCCGGTATTCAACGAGGGATACGCGGCGGCCAGCCGCGGTGTGTCCCTGCTGACCGAAACCTGGGCCCGCATGGGCGCCCCATCCGTCTGCGTCAACGAAATCATGCTGGGCTTTGTGGAGACCCGTCACGGGCCACATACCCGGGGCTGGGGCCTGCTGACCGACGCACAGAGACAGGCCATTGTCGATCACACCCTTGTAGGCCGCATGGGCACCCTGGACGATGTGAGCCGGGCCGTTCTGTTTGTCATACGGGATGCGCCCTTCATGACCGGCGCGGTGCTGCGCCTGGACGGCGGTTATGTGCCGGGCGGTGAAAAGATGAGTCCCATGCCCGACGGAGTGGAACAAAACAAATGACAGCCGTTCTTTTCCCAATTTCGATCAAACCACTTGCGCTGAACGCCTTATGACACAAACTTCCCCGCGCCCGATCTTTTACGGATGGTACATTGTGGCCATCGCCTTTCTGGCCAACTTCATGGCCGTGGGCACCGGATTTTACGCGTTCAACGCCTTTCTCGAGCCCCTGTGCGAAGCCCACGGCTGGACCCGGACCCAGGTCAACATGGCCCTGATGCTCGGCACCCCCTTCGGCCTGCTGGGCCAGTTTTTCTTTGGCACCCTGGTGATGCGCATAGGGGTAAAAAAGCTCATGATCACCGGCTCCCTGATATCGGGCATAGCCTTTATGCTGGTGTTCCAGGTGTCTTCCCTGTGGCTCTTCTATCTACTTTATATTCTGCTTTACGTGGGCAATGGCGCCTATGGGGGCATCGTGGCCAACTCCGCGGTCAGCAACTGGTTTATCCGCAAGCGGGGCAAGGCCCTGGGCATTGCCACTGCCGGCATGTCGCTCTCCGGCGCGGTGCTGCCCCTGGCCGCCATGATGTTGATCTCCCGGCTGGGAATGGGGACCACCGCCATTCTTATCGGCGCCATGGTGCTGGTGCTGGCCCCCCTGGTCCGCCTGGTGATCGTCAACTGGCCAGAGGACAAGGGGCTGCAACCCGACGGAGAGATTCAATCCCAGCCCGAGAGCGAACCGAAACTGTCCGGCGGCCTTGCCATGGGTATTACCACGCCCGGCATTCCCCTTGAACCTTCATGTGTGCTGGACGACGTCCCCCGGTGGACCCTTGGCCGGCTGGTGAGAACATCGGTCTTCTGGAAAGTGGGCCCTGCCTATGCCATGGCCATGATCGGCGTGGTGGGGGTCATGTCCCAGTTGAAACCGAGATTCGTGGAGGTGGGGTTTTCAGACACAACGGCCATGCTGCTGATGGCGGCCACGGCCCTTGCCGGCACCCTGGGCAAATATGTGTGGGGCGCCCTGTGCGATGTCATCGCGGCCCCGAAAATGGCATCCACCATCATGGCCATCAACGGCATCGGCCTGCTGGCCGCCCTGTTTGTCCACTCACCGGCGGCCATCGGGCTTTTTGTCTGCCTGTTCGGGTTTGCCATGGGCGGGGTCATGTCCACCTACCCCATCCTGGTGGCCGACCTTTTCGGCAGAAAGGCCTTTCCCTCGGTCTTTCGGTTCATGGGAGGCTTTCTGGTCTTTCAGATGCTGGGCTTCGGTATCGCGGGCGCCAGCTTTGACCGATTCGGTTCCTACACACCGGCCTATATCCTGTTCATGGGGCTTGACGTGATCGCGGCCCTGATGCTGCTTTCCGTAAAACGGCCCCCGGCGGCATGTGACGACTGATGCGTCACCACGCCCCCCTTTTTTAAAACGTCATTGCCGGCCAGCGCCGAAGCAATCTTTTCCCGCGCCCCCTCTGCCATGGGATTACCACAGACCGAGAACTACCGGGGATCTTTCTTTTTCTTTTCAGCCAGGCCGTCAGCATACCGCTTTTCACCGTACCAGTTCACCTGGCGGCACACCCCCCGGATCAGCTTGACCTCTTTTGCCGTCAGGCCCACCCGGGAAACAAACCGGCGAAAATTGTTCATCCAGTAATCGGGGTTGTCCGGCCGCAGAAAATCGATGGCCAGCAGCACCTCCTTCATCTGGTCGTACATGCCCTCCAGCTCAAAGCTTGAGGCAAGCCGGGGCTGAAAATGGTCCTGGTTCGGCCGGGCCGCGCCGAACAGCTCGTAACAGATCACTAAAACCGCCTGGGCCAGGTTGAGGGAGGAAAATTCGGATGTGGGAATATGGACAAGGTTGTGGCAGTACTGAAGGTCTTCGTTTTCAAGGCCCCGGTCCTCGGGCCCGAACATCACAGCCACCGGGTTCTCCCGGCACAGGGTAACCGCTTTTTCAGCGAAGCCCCCGGGCGAAAGCACCATCTGCCGCTGCCGGCCCATGCGGGCGGTGGTGCCGGCAATGTAAGAAAAAGGCGACACCGCCGTGGCCGTGTCGCCGACAATCTCGATCTTTTCCACCACGTCCCGGCAGGCGTGGGTGGCGGTTTTCATGATCCGGACCGGGTCCCATGCTTCCGGGGCCACCACCTTCAGCCGGGAAAGCCCCATGTTTTTCATGGCCCGGCAGCAGGCACCGATGTTTTCGGGAATGCGGGGCCGCACCAGTATAATGGTGATTCCGGCATATCCCGCATATTTCATGAATTTTTCCGACATGGGTAGGCATTTTCAAAAAGTATAAACTCTTACTATAAAATTCATGTGTATTTCGAAAATACAAACCATGAAAGGCGACTTGAGGTATTATACGCCAATTTTATGTCGAAAAATTCACCCTTCGGGCGGGCCGTCTTGGCCACATCTGCTGCGTTGTGGCATACTCGCAGTAGATTAACTACAGCTTCGCATGCCGCGCCTTGCATCTGACGGCCAAATCAACTCGTGAAATACACGGGATGCCCAGGGATTCCGTCATCTGCCCATGATCTCAAAGGAATTGAAAAAGTAGCCGATCTCAAAAGCCGCCGTATCAGGCGCGTCCGACCCGTGCACCACGTTACGCTCGATCTCCGTGGCAAAGTCCCGGCGAATGGTACCCTCGGCTGCGTCCTTGTAGTTGGTGGCGCCCATCAGGGTGCGGTAGCGCAAAATGGCGTCCTCGCCTTCCAGCACCATCACCACAACCGGACCCGAGGACATGAAGGTGGTCAGGCTTTCAAAAAAGGGCCGCTCCCGGTGAACCGCGTAAAACCCCTCGGCCTGGGCCCTGGTCATGTGAATCATCTTCATGGCAATGATTTTCAGGCCCTCTTTCTCCAGCCGCCGGACCACTTCACCGATCAGGCCCCGCTCCACGCCGTCGGGCTTGACAATCGATAGTGTTCTTTCCATGTATGGCTCCTTGTTTGCAACAGGTTTATTGTTAATGGCTACTGCCAGTTATCAAAAGTTTAAAGGCAAGTCAACCGATATCGCGGGGCGTAGCCGGACTTGAGACCGGGAAAAAAAGCCTTCAGTCGAACGGCATGAAGAATCACCTGCCGGCCTTGAGCCGTTCGATCCGCATCAGATTTTCCCGGGCGGTCGCATATCCGGGATGAATGGCCAGGGCCTTTTTCAGCATATCACCGGCAGCTTCATAATCTCCCTTGAGGGTCAACGCTGTTGCCAGGTTGTTGTAAACCATAAAAGCCGAGGGATCGGCGGCCAGGGCGTTCTGGTAGTGCACGATGGCTTCGTCGATCCGGCCCGTGTCACACAGGAGATTGCCCAGGCTGTTGCGGGCCGGCACATGATCCGGCTGCAAGTACACGGCTTTTTCAAAATGGCGCATTGCCGCCTCAGAATTTCCGGCGCTCTCCATGGCCCTTCCCAAATGATAGTGCGCCAGGGCATTGTTTGGGTCAACGGCCAGGGCGGCTTCAAGCTGGCCGATCGCCTCGGCGTTTCGGCCGTGAAGAAACAGAACCTCTCCATAGTTGGCCCGGGTCTGGCTGCAAGCGGGACGGACCTCGACCGCATGCCTGAAAAATGAAAGCGAATCCGCCCAGTGCCGCGTCTGGGCATGGGAAATAACCGTCAGCATCGCCACCACGGCCACGGCTGCCACCGCCCTGATGCACCTGCTCAAACCGAGCCGGCGCATCAGGGCGGCACAGCCCCACACAATTCCCAGCACCAGCCCCAGCACCGGCAGATAGGCATAGCGTTGCAGCAGAAAACGATGCTGTCCCACGCAGACCGGCAAAAAAGGCGCCAGCCCGATCAGAAACCATCCCCAGCCGACGAGAAGATAAGGCGCTTTTTTACGAAAACGAATGACCGCCAGCGTGACAACAGTGATTATTGTAAACGCTCCCATAATCTGCCACAGGGGTACAAGATACCCCGCCATGGGCGGCACATAAGCGGGAAGCCCGGACGGCACCAGGGTCTTCCATAAATAGGTGACATAGACCACCGGAATGTTGAGCAGCAGTTCCGGCTGAAAACTTCCCTCTTGCATGGACTGAGCCATCGACGTGGCCTGAAAAAAAAACCGGCCGAACAGAACCGCCCCGGCCCCAATGGCCGCGATCGGGAGCTTCTCAATGATTAACCACTTCAGGGAAACCAGCGATTTTTCTTCTATCTGCCGATCCGCATCAAATGGGATAATCCGTTGCAAAGGCCAATAATCCAGCAGCAGGAGAAAAACGGGAAAAAGAATAATAGCGGGCTTGGACAAAAGTCCTAAGATAAAAAACAGACAGGCAAGCAGAGACTTCCACCACCGTCCCGTTTTCGTGTAACTTACATAAGCCATGACAGCCAGAATCGTCCAGAAAACACTCAAAACGCCTGCCCTGCCGGGAATCCATGCCACAGACTCGGTATGAAGGGGGTGAACGGCCCAGATGGCAGCGGCTGCCACGCTCTTCCAGAAACATCCGGTCATTTGAAACAACAACACAAAAAAAACGGTTGCCGTAATCCCGTGCAACACCCCACTGGTAAGATGGTATCCTCCGGGATCCATCCGAAAAAGCTCATAGTCAGCAAAATACGACGCCATGCTCACCGGAATCCAATACGGAACATGACCCGGCATCTCCGTAAATGCCATGCGTGTGTTATGCCAGAACCTGTCCGGCTGATGAGCCATATATTCAAAAAGATCGATATCGTCCGCCATAACAAGACCGAAGTGCATGGACTGAAAATATATTGCCCCGCTCAAGAGACATATGACCAGCGCGGCAACCGCTACTCTTGTATACAGCAATGCTGATGACTGTTGTCGGGTTGTGTTTAACATCCGGTCTTCTTACGGTAATCGCATGACATTGGTTCCGGCACGGATAAACCATCATGGTGATGGGGTTTCTGAAAAACCGCCTGCATCTCTTCCAGGGGATCGAGGTAAAACCGCGCCCGCCCCAGGCGCAGTGTGTCTGCGAAAAAATCCAGTATCTTCAGCAGCGGTCTTGGGTTGTAATAATGTTCAAGACGATTGCGCAACATATCCAGGGTGCAACAGATGCCCGCGCTCCCCATTTTCAGCAGATAAAACCCTTCTTCTTCAAGCAGGCGCCGCATGGTGGCACGGCTGAAGTAGTACAAATGTTCAAACGGCTTTAACTGAATCCACCTTTTTCCAACCAGCCGGGGCATGATATGTGAGATGTCGGGGGTTCGAACATAACCGATGCCGCCGGGCTTGAGAATAGAAAAAACCTTTTTTACCGCACCCCTGGGATCCAGCATATGTTCAATAGAATCCCCCATTCTTACCACGTCAAAACTTTCAAGCGGATAATGGACTTTATTGAAATCCCCCACCGTGATGGGGACATTTAATCGTTTGGCGATTCTATCCGCATAAGCCGGTGAGATATCAACACCACTGACTTCCCACCCCCTGGATTTGGCAATGTCAAGAAAGTCACCGGTGGCACATCCCACATCCAGAAGCCGCCCCTTGCCGAGCGCAAACTTTTCTATCAAAGCAAGATGGCCGGCATATGTCCGCCGGTTGATGGCGGCGGTCATCACATAATAGTCAAAATAAGCGGCGTCATAAAGGCTTTCCGTGTTTACGGCTACCGGCATGGGATTCACATAAACAAGTCCGCACTTTCCGCACATTCGGATACTCATTTCCTGAATGGTATACAAAAGCCGTGGAGCATCAGCACCACAGAGGTTGCAGGCTTGCCATTGTAGTTCCAAAATGCTCTTCCCCGTCGCCTCACCGGCGAAAATTTTTTGATTGGTTTCCGGATATCAGATCATCCCTCACCCATCGTTCGGCAATCGTTGTCAGGCTGCTGGAAAACTGCTTAACATAGCGGCTGAAACCGATTCTAAAAAAGACCGGAATCTGTTTGAGTGTTCTTTTTACACTTCCGTGCTGGCTTACTTGAATCACCCGGAAATAGGCCAGCGGTTCCAACATCAGGGTGGACAAGAGTCCGGCCGTGATAAGCGTCAGCCGGAATCCGGCGCTTTGCGGCCGGCTTCTGCCATACGAAATCAGCCTCCTTACAGCGGACACCGGCAAATAAGCTGAAATCCGAATCAATTTGTTCATGGAAGTATGCCGGTAATGATAAAAATTCTTGTGCAGATAAGCGTCGGCCAATCCAGGGGAATCGGCAGTTATCCTTTCATACAGAGAGGAGCCCGGATAAAGCGTCAGGGCAAACAGTTGAAGAAAATAAGGTCGGGGCGCAGCTGTCAGCACCTCAATGGTTTTGTAACGGTCTTCGTCGTTTTCCAGGGGATTGTCCAGAATGACGTCATAGTAAGCCGCGATACCGGCTTCATGCACCAGCCGGGCCGCTGCCAGAAACTGTTCGGATGTGGAATGCCGGTTGTAGGCATCGGACAACACACGATCACTGCCGGACTGCAACCCAAGAGACATCCAGACAAGGCCGGCCGCCTTGAGCTTTTTCAACCGGCCGGCATCCACAAAAGCGGGAATACACCGGACTATAAATGGACGGCCGATCTTCTGGCGATAAGCATGACAGAACGCTTCCAGATAGGCGTCGGAACAGGCCAGAAAACAGTCATCCTGAAAGTTGATATATTGAATTTCCGGATGATCGGCAACGGCCCTGGACAGTTCGGGCATAAGACTGGCCACACTCCGGCGCCGTATCTTCCTGGTGTCATAAAGCCTGGATAAAAAATCGTTGCAGCAGTAGGCGCAGGCAAACGGGCAGCCCCGGCTGCTCATGGTGCTGTATATTGTACCGCGCCAACGGCCGTAGCGCTTTAACTGATGGTGATCCAGGGAAACAATGCTTCCCCGGTGCGCGATATAAGAACCTCTTGGAAGATGCTCACAGGTGGGCAGGCTATCCAGGTTTTGGATGACCGGTTCCAGGGGGTTTCGGACGATCTTTCCTTGCCGGCGATAACAGATGTTGGAAATATGCTCAACGGTTTTTTCTTCCCGAAAGGCACGGGCAAGCGCCGCCACCGCGTGTTCACCTTCGCCCACGCAGACATAATCCGCATGGTCCAGACACATTTCCGGCGCGATGGTAGGATGAATTCCGCCCCAGATGACCGGCAGGCAGGGGAAGGCCTGTTTGAGGCGACCGGTCAGGGCCGCCGCACCGGAAAATTCATGGGACATCAGGCTGATGCCCACAAACCCGGGATTGCGATCGGCGACAAAACGGACAACCTGTTCCATCAGAACATTATCGCCAGGGGAAAAAGAGGGAAGATAGAGCAGCAGCGAACTAAAGCCCCGATCCTGCAAAACGGCATGAATCTGCTTCAGGCCGATGGTGTCCAGATCGACCTGGAGCGAGATCAGCAGTGCGTCTGTCCGGGACCGGTTCACACTTTCTCCATCTTCTCCGGCGTAAAACCGGATGGCGGTTCTCGTCTGCCGCCGGGTATTATCCTTCAGGCCTTTTTTTCAGGGTGTATCGAAAACAAGAAACCTCTTTTTGCGTGTATCGTCAACAAAAACTTTGGATAACCGGCCTGAGATTTTCAGAATGAACCGGCAGAAATCCGCAATCGGGACAATAACGGAAAAAAGTTTTACAGAAAAACGATTGTGCCGGGGTTGTAAAAAAGGGGAATCCGTTTGCCGGGCAGAAGGCCGTGTTGCTCCACTTCATGGTCTGCGACCCGCACGGTAAGGGTCAGGCGATCCACTGTCACGGTCACTGCCACGGTCTGGCGCTTGGGTTCCAGCACAAGGTGAGTCACCTTGCCGGAAAGGGTGGGAAGGCCGGCACCGGCTGTTGGCGTTTTGGCCAGGCCGAACTCGATGAGCGCCGATGCATCGGCGACCGGCGGTGCCGGCACATGAATCCGCTGGCCGCCGGGCAGATGCTTTTCCCATCGCCCCTCACCTGCTGAATGCCACGGCCCGGGCACCACGTTTTTGCTGCCCGCCTCCCAGACCCTGCCGTTATACATCTGCAGCATCCGGTCGGAAACCGCGTGCATCCACTGCAGGTCGTGGCTGGCCACCACCACGGTGGTGCCATGCACCTGCCGGGCCGCCAGCACGGCCTCCTGGATAAGACGGGCACTTTCCACATCCACGCTGGCGGTGGGTTCATCAAGAAGAAGCACTTCCGGCTCCAGGGCCAGCCGGGCCGCCAGGGCCACCCGCTGGGCCTGGCCACCGGAAAGCGAATCAGGACGGCGGCGGCAGACATCGAAGGGTAGACCCACCAGGGCCAGGGCCCTTTCGATCCGTCGATCCATATCTTCCGTCGTCACCCCCCGCAGCCTTAACCCATAGGCGATGTTCCCGTACACGCTCCGCTTCAGCAGATAGGGGGTCTGGGGAAGAAACGTAACGGCAAACCGTACATGCTCTGAAAAGGTCGAGGCCGGGCGGCCCTTGAAGCGTATCTCGCCGGCCACGGGTTTCTGCACAAACGCCAGCAGCTTCAACAGGGTGGTTTTCCCGCTGCCGTTGGGGCCGACCAGGCCGGTGACTGTTCCCCGGGTAATCTCCAGTTCCGGGACCTCCAGCACGCGGGGCCCGCTGTCATAGGCATACACCAAATCGGATACCCGGTAGATTACCGACGACATCGGCATGTCTCCATAATACTTGAAATCAAACGGTTACCGCCGCTCATGACCGCCGTCGCAGCAGCGTGACCCCCAGGGTCACAAAAAAAGCGATCAACAGGAGTACCAGCCCCAGGGCGATGCCCATGGCAAACTGCCCCTTGTTGGTTTCAAGGGCAATGGCCGTGGTGATGGTTCGGGTATACCACTTGATGTTGCCGCCCACCATCAGGGAAATGCCCACCTCGGTCATGACCCGGCCGTATGCCACCAGCCCGGCGGAAACGATGCCGTGGCGGGTCTCCCACAGGCTGGTCAACAACAGGTTCTTTGGACCGGCCCCCAGGGAAACCAGGGTGACACGAAGGTTCTTGTCAGTGGCCTGGGTGGCCGTGGCCACCAGGGAAATCACGATGGGAAGGGCCAGAATGGCCTGGCCGATGGCGATGCCCGGCAGGGTAAACAGCAGGCCCAGGCCGCCCAGCGGCCCCCGGGAAGAGATCAGTGCATAGACCAGCAGGCCCACAAAAACCGTGGGCAGGGAGAGCAGGGTATCCACCACGATACGGACCTGGTTCTTGCCGGGAAATTCATGGTACCCCAGCAGAAAACCCAGGGGGATGCCCACAACCAGGCTGACCGCCATGGAGGCCGTGGTGACCCGCAGCGTGACAAAAACCGCTGAATAGGTCTGCGCGTCACCAGTGGCCAGCAGCACCAGGGCTTTTATCAATCCCGAGAAAAGAAAGTCCATGATATATCAATCCGAAAAAACCGTCGGCGGCAGGCGCCTGCCGCCGACGGTTAAGGATGCTTTTCGCATCCATCCATACTGTTATGGGGGCACGAAAAATGTTTCCAATTCAGAAATGAGAATTTTTTCGCAAGGTCAAGGAAAACAAGGGCTGACGCGGAGGCGTACTGTTGTACGCCGCACAAGGAAGCCCGCAGTTTGACACAGAGATTGCGGAAAA includes these proteins:
- a CDS encoding B12-binding domain-containing radical SAM protein; the encoded protein is MNRSRTDALLISLQVDLDTIGLKQIHAVLQDRGFSSLLLYLPSFSPGDNVLMEQVVRFVADRNPGFVGISLMSHEFSGAAALTGRLKQAFPCLPVIWGGIHPTIAPEMCLDHADYVCVGEGEHAVAALARAFREEKTVEHISNICYRRQGKIVRNPLEPVIQNLDSLPTCEHLPRGSYIAHRGSIVSLDHHQLKRYGRWRGTIYSTMSSRGCPFACAYCCNDFLSRLYDTRKIRRRSVASLMPELSRAVADHPEIQYINFQDDCFLACSDAYLEAFCHAYRQKIGRPFIVRCIPAFVDAGRLKKLKAAGLVWMSLGLQSGSDRVLSDAYNRHSTSEQFLAAARLVHEAGIAAYYDVILDNPLENDEDRYKTIEVLTAAPRPYFLQLFALTLYPGSSLYERITADSPGLADAYLHKNFYHYRHTSMNKLIRISAYLPVSAVRRLISYGRSRPQSAGFRLTLITAGLLSTLMLEPLAYFRVIQVSQHGSVKRTLKQIPVFFRIGFSRYVKQFSSSLTTIAERWVRDDLISGNQSKNFRR
- a CDS encoding energy-coupling factor ABC transporter ATP-binding protein, with translation MSSVIYRVSDLVYAYDSGPRVLEVPELEITRGTVTGLVGPNGSGKTTLLKLLAFVQKPVAGEIRFKGRPASTFSEHVRFAVTFLPQTPYLLKRSVYGNIAYGLRLRGVTTEDMDRRIERALALVGLPFDVCRRRPDSLSGGQAQRVALAARLALEPEVLLLDEPTASVDVESARLIQEAVLAARQVHGTTVVVASHDLQWMHAVSDRMLQMYNGRVWEAGSKNVVPGPWHSAGEGRWEKHLPGGQRIHVPAPPVADASALIEFGLAKTPTAGAGLPTLSGKVTHLVLEPKRQTVAVTVTVDRLTLTVRVADHEVEQHGLLPGKRIPLFYNPGTIVFL
- a CDS encoding ABC transporter permease, encoding MDFLFSGLIKALVLLATGDAQTYSAVFVTLRVTTASMAVSLVVGIPLGFLLGYHEFPGKNQVRIVVDTLLSLPTVFVGLLVYALISSRGPLGGLGLLFTLPGIAIGQAILALPIVISLVATATQATDKNLRVTLVSLGAGPKNLLLTSLWETRHGIVSAGLVAYGRVMTEVGISLMVGGNIKWYTRTITTAIALETNKGQFAMGIALGLVLLLIAFFVTLGVTLLRRRS